A region from the Caldicellulosiruptor naganoensis genome encodes:
- a CDS encoding aminopeptidase — translation MVDERVKILAKNLIEYSVELKSGEKILIELIGEEIDLTKELIRLSYQKGAMPFLWIKNQSLLRELLLNATEDQIKIIAENEKQLMENMDAYIGIRSSQNPFELSDVPDDKMALYQKIWFRKVHGEVRVPKTKWCILRYPNYSMAQQARMSKEAFEDFYFNVCNLDYRKMSKAMDKLVELMEKTDEVRIVGEGTDLTFSIKGMKAVKCDGHMNIPDGEVYTAPVKDSVNGYITYNTPSNYAGFKFENIRFEFKDGKIVKATANNTEKLNKILDTDEGARYIGEFSIGLNPYITKPMEDTLFDEKIVGSIHFTPGSAYEDADNGNRSAVHWDIVLIQTPEYGGGEIYFDGKLIRKDGRFVIPELEDLNPENLK, via the coding sequence TTGGTAGATGAAAGAGTAAAAATACTTGCTAAAAATCTTATAGAATACTCTGTTGAACTAAAGAGTGGTGAAAAGATTCTGATAGAACTGATTGGTGAGGAAATTGATTTGACAAAGGAGCTTATAAGGCTTTCATATCAAAAAGGCGCAATGCCGTTTTTATGGATTAAGAATCAGAGCCTATTGAGAGAACTTCTTTTAAATGCCACTGAAGATCAAATAAAAATAATCGCTGAAAATGAAAAGCAGCTCATGGAAAATATGGATGCGTATATTGGTATCAGGTCAAGTCAAAATCCATTTGAGCTAAGCGATGTGCCAGATGATAAGATGGCGCTGTATCAGAAAATCTGGTTTCGCAAAGTACACGGTGAGGTAAGAGTGCCAAAGACAAAATGGTGTATTTTAAGATACCCCAATTACTCAATGGCTCAGCAAGCAAGGATGAGCAAAGAGGCATTTGAAGATTTTTATTTCAATGTTTGCAACCTTGACTACAGAAAGATGTCAAAGGCGATGGACAAGCTGGTTGAACTTATGGAAAAAACAGATGAAGTGAGAATAGTAGGTGAAGGTACAGACCTCACATTTTCAATAAAGGGTATGAAAGCTGTAAAATGTGATGGACATATGAATATACCTGATGGTGAAGTATACACTGCACCTGTTAAAGACTCTGTCAATGGGTATATAACCTATAACACCCCTTCAAACTATGCAGGTTTTAAGTTTGAAAATATTAGGTTTGAATTTAAAGATGGAAAAATTGTAAAAGCTACTGCAAACAACACAGAAAAGCTAAATAAGATTTTGGACACAGACGAGGGTGCAAGGTATATAGGTGAATTTTCAATTGGACTAAATCCATACATTACAAAGCCTATGGAAGACACCCTATTTGATGAGAAGATAGTCGGAAGCATACACTTTACACCGGGCAGTGCTTATGAGGATGCTGACAATGGCAACAGATCAGCTGTGCACTGGGATATAGTGTTGATTCAGACCCCTGAGTATGGCGGCGGAGAAATTTACTTTGATGGAAAACTTATTAGAAAAGATGGAAGGTTTGTCATACCTGAGCTTGAAGATTTAAATCCAGAAAATCTTAAATAA
- a CDS encoding pseudouridine synthase, with translation MGDLVRLQKFMADCGVASRRKCEEIILQGRVKVNGRTITELGFKVDPQKDEVLVDGKKLVPVQKKVYIMLNKPFGVISSAKDEKGRKTVVDLVKDKVDVRVFPVGRLDFDTTGLILLTNDGEFAYKVTHPKHDIEKTYIALIEGVPTKEEIEQFEKGLLIDGRLTSPAKFKVLKVFKGRSLVEIKIHEGRNRQVRKMCDAIGHRVLKLKRVAIGKLKLGKLKEGEFVFLDENMVNKVFEK, from the coding sequence ATAGGTGATTTGGTTCGCCTTCAAAAATTTATGGCTGACTGTGGTGTTGCATCACGCAGAAAGTGCGAAGAGATTATTCTCCAAGGAAGAGTAAAGGTAAATGGCAGAACCATTACAGAGCTTGGCTTTAAAGTTGACCCTCAAAAGGATGAAGTCTTGGTTGATGGCAAAAAACTTGTACCAGTCCAAAAGAAGGTTTATATAATGCTCAACAAGCCATTTGGTGTGATATCTTCTGCAAAGGATGAGAAAGGTAGAAAAACTGTTGTAGACCTTGTAAAAGACAAAGTGGATGTTAGAGTTTTTCCTGTAGGAAGACTTGACTTTGACACAACAGGGCTTATACTTCTTACAAATGATGGAGAGTTTGCATATAAAGTTACACACCCCAAGCATGATATTGAAAAGACGTATATTGCACTCATTGAAGGTGTGCCAACAAAAGAAGAGATTGAGCAGTTTGAAAAAGGCCTTTTAATTGATGGAAGACTGACTTCACCAGCCAAGTTTAAAGTTTTAAAGGTTTTTAAAGGAAGGTCTCTTGTTGAGATAAAAATACACGAAGGAAGGAACAGGCAAGTAAGAAAAATGTGCGATGCAATTGGTCACAGGGTGTTAAAACTAAAGAGAGTTGCAATAGGCAAGCTAAAACTTGGCAAGCTAAAAGAAGGTGAGTTTGTTTTTTTAGATGAGAATATGGTGAACAAGGTGTTTGAAAAATAA
- the thiI gene encoding tRNA uracil 4-sulfurtransferase ThiI, producing MKAILIRYGELALKGLNRPLFEDMLVRNIKRKLKNLENISITKEQGRIFIENLSENDFYFAIERLRKVYGLVGFTICEVAEKQVEAIKSAALNVALNEIQKGKKTFKVETKRADKTFELRSPELSRLIGAHILKNLADKYGLKVDVHNPDFEVNIEIRDKAYVYSSEEKGIGGMPLGTGGKAHLLLSGGIDSPVAGFMIAKRGVEIEAVHFYSFPYTGEKAKEKVIDLCRVLAQFTDRLKLYIVPFTEIQTTIYEKCNERYLTIIMRRFMMKIAERIAKENGGLALVTGESIGQVASQTMESIICTNAAVSMPVLRPLIGMDKEEIIRIAKNIGTYDISILPYEDCCTVFVPKHPKTKPKLEEVIKEEEKLDVSSLIENAISNTEWMVIEDR from the coding sequence ATGAAGGCTATTTTAATAAGGTATGGTGAACTTGCCTTAAAAGGATTAAATCGTCCTTTGTTTGAAGACATGCTTGTGAGGAACATAAAAAGAAAACTCAAGAATCTTGAGAATATCTCAATTACGAAAGAACAAGGTAGAATATTTATTGAAAACCTCTCTGAAAATGATTTTTATTTTGCAATTGAAAGGCTGAGGAAGGTCTATGGTCTTGTTGGTTTTACTATCTGCGAAGTTGCAGAAAAACAAGTAGAGGCTATCAAATCTGCAGCTTTAAACGTTGCTCTTAATGAGATTCAAAAAGGCAAAAAAACTTTCAAAGTTGAGACAAAGAGGGCTGATAAGACATTTGAATTAAGGTCGCCAGAGCTTTCAAGACTTATTGGCGCACATATTCTTAAAAATCTTGCTGACAAATATGGTCTTAAGGTTGATGTACACAATCCTGATTTTGAGGTAAATATTGAGATAAGGGACAAGGCATATGTGTATTCATCAGAAGAAAAAGGTATTGGTGGTATGCCACTGGGCACAGGGGGCAAGGCACACCTTTTACTCTCTGGCGGGATAGACAGCCCCGTTGCAGGGTTCATGATAGCAAAAAGAGGTGTTGAAATAGAAGCGGTCCATTTTTACAGCTTTCCATATACTGGTGAGAAAGCAAAAGAAAAGGTCATTGACCTTTGCAGGGTTTTAGCTCAGTTTACAGATAGACTAAAACTTTACATTGTACCTTTTACTGAAATTCAGACTACTATCTATGAAAAGTGCAATGAGAGGTATCTTACAATTATTATGAGAAGGTTTATGATGAAGATTGCAGAAAGGATTGCTAAAGAAAACGGCGGTTTAGCACTTGTTACTGGTGAGAGTATTGGGCAGGTTGCAAGCCAAACAATGGAAAGTATCATTTGTACAAACGCTGCTGTATCAATGCCAGTTCTAAGACCTCTTATTGGCATGGACAAAGAAGAGATAATAAGAATTGCAAAGAACATTGGCACATATGACATTTCAATCTTGCCATATGAGGATTGCTGTACGGTATTTGTTCCAAAACATCCAAAGACCAAGCCAAAACTTGAAGAAGTTATTAAAGAAGAGGAAAAATTAGATGTATCATCATTGATAGAGAATGCCATTTCGAATACTGAATGGATGGTGATAGAAGATAGGTGA
- a CDS encoding cysteine desulfurase family protein — MVVYFDNAATTRPFDEVIEGLKDFLAQNYGNPSSLHRLGVSAEKVLKEARWKIAQKINVNPEEIYFTSGGTEANNLALIGIAFANHKRGNKIISSPVEHPSVLSTLEHLKRCGFEVRFLKVDQNGNIDFEELENEVDDKTILVSVMLVNNETGHIFDVKKIAEVAKKKNPNVIVHTDAVQAFMKEKTNAKDLNVDLMSISGHKIHALKGIGALYIKKGINIQPIIFGGEQQNEVRPGTENMPGIFSIYKAIEVYERLQNEQPNKLRMIKQRFIEGLRNFDDVVINSPLDNTSDAILNVSFLGIKSEVLLHTLESYNVFASSGSACSSRGRTYNKVLYSMGKSMEIAQSNIRFSFSYLNNLEEVDYTLEVLEKLLKFLQKIKR, encoded by the coding sequence ATGGTTGTATATTTTGACAATGCAGCAACAACACGCCCGTTTGATGAGGTTATAGAAGGGTTGAAAGATTTTTTGGCCCAAAATTATGGTAACCCATCGTCCTTGCATAGGCTTGGAGTCAGCGCTGAAAAGGTGTTAAAAGAGGCAAGATGGAAAATAGCTCAAAAGATAAATGTAAATCCTGAAGAAATATACTTTACATCTGGGGGTACAGAGGCAAACAATTTAGCACTAATTGGAATTGCCTTTGCTAATCACAAAAGAGGAAATAAAATAATCTCAAGCCCTGTTGAGCACCCATCAGTGTTAAGTACACTTGAGCACCTGAAAAGGTGTGGATTTGAAGTGCGCTTTTTAAAGGTTGATCAAAACGGAAATATTGACTTTGAAGAGCTTGAAAATGAAGTGGACGATAAGACAATTTTAGTGAGCGTCATGCTTGTAAACAACGAAACAGGGCATATTTTTGATGTAAAAAAGATAGCTGAAGTGGCAAAGAAGAAAAATCCAAATGTGATTGTCCACACAGATGCAGTTCAGGCGTTTATGAAGGAAAAGACCAATGCCAAAGATCTAAACGTTGATTTGATGTCAATAAGTGGGCATAAGATTCATGCATTAAAAGGGATTGGAGCCCTGTATATCAAAAAGGGAATCAACATCCAACCAATAATTTTTGGTGGAGAGCAGCAAAATGAAGTAAGACCTGGGACAGAGAATATGCCAGGTATTTTTTCGATTTATAAGGCAATTGAGGTGTATGAAAGGCTGCAAAATGAGCAGCCAAATAAGCTAAGAATGATAAAACAAAGATTTATTGAGGGGCTAAGAAATTTTGATGATGTTGTGATAAATTCACCACTTGACAATACATCTGACGCAATTTTAAATGTGTCATTTTTAGGGATTAAATCCGAGGTTCTGCTTCATACTCTTGAAAGCTATAATGTATTCGCATCGTCTGGTTCTGCTTGTTCATCAAGGGGCAGAACATATAACAAGGTTCTTTATAGCATGGGAAAATCAATGGAAATTGCACAAAGTAATATACGTTTTAGTTTTTCTTATTTGAATAACCTTGAAGAAGTTGATTACACACTTGAAGTATTGGAAAAATTGCTCAAGTTTTTGCAGAAAATAAAAAGGTAA
- a CDS encoding RsmE family RNA methyltransferase yields the protein MPIFFIESKDIVNDIAYITDKEDINHIVKVLRKKEGASVELCDGIYDYKAKILEISKDKIKVAIEEKVLNQREPQKDVFLFQCIIKNQKMDIIIQKATELGVKVLIPVISKRVVIDISEKEEKKIERWQKIAKEAQKQCLRPYPPLIQKPIEIGRVKDFLDELDLLIIPYEKKNEEVYLDINPNTNRVGILIGPEGGFEEEEIKIFKDLQKVRIVSLGKRILRSETATISAISIVMHLLGEM from the coding sequence TTGCCTATTTTTTTTATTGAGAGCAAAGACATTGTCAATGACATTGCATATATAACAGACAAAGAAGATATAAACCACATAGTAAAAGTTTTGCGCAAAAAAGAAGGTGCTTCTGTAGAACTTTGTGATGGCATATATGATTACAAAGCTAAGATTTTGGAAATTTCAAAGGATAAAATAAAAGTAGCAATAGAAGAAAAGGTTCTCAACCAACGGGAGCCACAAAAAGATGTTTTTTTATTTCAGTGTATTATAAAAAATCAGAAGATGGATATTATAATTCAGAAAGCAACTGAGCTTGGCGTAAAAGTTTTAATTCCTGTTATTTCAAAAAGAGTTGTCATTGATATCAGCGAGAAGGAAGAAAAAAAGATAGAACGTTGGCAGAAAATTGCTAAAGAGGCACAAAAGCAGTGCTTAAGACCATATCCGCCACTGATTCAAAAACCTATTGAAATTGGTAGAGTCAAAGACTTTTTAGATGAGCTTGATCTTCTTATAATTCCATATGAGAAGAAAAATGAAGAAGTTTACTTGGATATTAATCCTAACACAAACAGAGTAGGTATATTGATTGGACCAGAGGGTGGTTTTGAAGAAGAGGAAATAAAGATTTTTAAAGACTTGCAAAAAGTCAGAATAGTCTCACTTGGAAAACGTATTCTAAGAAGTGAAACTGCAACTATTTCAGCAATTTCTATTGTCATGCATCTTCTTGGTGAGATGTGA
- the prmA gene encoding 50S ribosomal protein L11 methyltransferase, which produces MKWFEVSIKTLQEAEDAISNILYDLGANGVVIEDDEILKYPNSWDYIDENQFPKRNFAIVRAYFPESVNISELIFNIEERLKDASQYLNIGEGKIDISEVDEKDWAEEWKKYYKPVEIGNIVIVPSWESYQNTSGKTIVKLDPGMAFGTGTHESTMLCLEAIQRYIKPGFDVIDIGTGSGILAISAKKLGANRVLAVDIDDVAVKVAKENAALNNIEIEIRQNDLVFGIEERFDIAIANIIADIIIKLANDIKNVLKEDGLFISSGIIEDRLDDVLKSFRGNSLEVVEIKKLNSWCLVVAKK; this is translated from the coding sequence ATGAAGTGGTTTGAGGTCTCAATTAAAACTTTGCAAGAGGCTGAGGATGCTATTTCGAATATCTTGTATGATCTTGGAGCAAACGGTGTTGTAATAGAGGATGATGAAATTTTAAAATATCCAAATTCGTGGGACTATATAGATGAAAATCAATTTCCTAAACGAAATTTTGCAATCGTTCGTGCGTATTTTCCTGAAAGTGTGAATATCTCAGAACTTATTTTCAACATTGAAGAGAGGTTAAAAGATGCTTCACAGTACCTCAATATTGGCGAGGGCAAGATTGATATTTCTGAGGTTGATGAAAAAGACTGGGCAGAAGAGTGGAAGAAGTATTATAAGCCTGTTGAAATAGGGAATATTGTCATTGTACCATCGTGGGAAAGCTACCAAAATACCAGTGGCAAGACGATTGTAAAGCTTGACCCTGGTATGGCATTTGGTACAGGTACACATGAGTCAACAATGCTTTGCTTAGAGGCAATTCAAAGATATATAAAGCCAGGGTTTGATGTAATTGATATTGGTACAGGCTCAGGGATTTTAGCGATTTCAGCAAAAAAGCTTGGAGCCAATAGAGTTTTAGCAGTTGATATAGATGATGTTGCTGTAAAGGTTGCAAAAGAAAATGCTGCTTTGAACAACATTGAAATTGAAATTAGGCAAAATGACTTAGTTTTTGGAATTGAAGAGAGGTTTGACATAGCAATTGCAAATATTATAGCTGATATAATAATAAAATTGGCAAATGATATTAAAAACGTTCTCAAAGAAGATGGGCTTTTTATCTCATCTGGAATTATTGAGGATAGACTTGATGATGTATTAAAAAGCTTTAGAGGGAATTCTTTGGAAGTAGTTGAAATCAAAAAACTTAACAGCTGGTGTTTGGTAGTAGCGAAAAAGTAA
- the dnaJ gene encoding molecular chaperone DnaJ has protein sequence MAQKKDYYEILGVPRNATQEEIKRAYRRLAKQYHPDANPGNKEAEEKFKEINEAYEVLSDPEKRRKYDQFGHAAFDPTYGAQSGGFSGGFTGGFADFDFGSFGDIFEDLFEGFDIFGSSRKRKEAPRKGADIHVDLELTLKESVFGCEKEIPIYRTEKCSVCGGSGIRPGSTPVRCQKCGGTGQIRSRQATFFGEFTTIKTCDACGGVGTIVTDPCRECGGTGTVRRQRRVKINIPAGIDDGQVITLRGEGESGIKGGPNGDLHIRIKIAPHPVFKRVGQDLYVEVPITFVNAALGGEIEIPTLDGRTRVKIEPGTQSGDEVRIKGKGVPYLRGRGRGDLVVKFIVEVPKKLSERQKELLRKFEELSSEEGYEKKKHFWDRIREAFS, from the coding sequence ATGGCACAGAAAAAAGATTACTATGAAATATTAGGTGTTCCACGAAACGCAACACAAGAAGAGATAAAAAGAGCATATAGAAGACTTGCAAAGCAATATCACCCTGATGCCAACCCAGGAAACAAAGAAGCAGAAGAAAAATTTAAAGAGATAAATGAAGCATATGAAGTGTTGAGTGACCCTGAAAAGAGAAGGAAGTACGACCAGTTTGGCCATGCTGCATTTGACCCAACATATGGTGCTCAGAGCGGAGGATTTTCTGGTGGCTTTACAGGCGGTTTCGCAGACTTTGACTTTGGAAGTTTTGGAGATATATTTGAAGACCTGTTTGAAGGGTTTGATATCTTTGGGTCATCAAGAAAAAGAAAAGAAGCACCCAGAAAAGGTGCTGATATACACGTTGATTTAGAACTGACTTTAAAAGAATCGGTCTTTGGCTGTGAAAAAGAGATTCCTATTTACAGGACAGAGAAATGTTCTGTCTGTGGTGGAAGTGGTATAAGACCAGGTTCGACACCTGTCAGATGTCAAAAATGTGGTGGTACAGGGCAGATTAGGTCAAGACAGGCAACATTCTTTGGTGAGTTTACTACAATAAAAACATGCGATGCTTGTGGTGGTGTTGGAACTATCGTCACAGATCCATGCAGAGAATGTGGTGGTACTGGAACTGTGAGACGCCAGAGGAGGGTGAAGATAAACATTCCAGCTGGAATTGACGATGGCCAGGTAATAACTTTAAGAGGCGAAGGAGAAAGTGGCATAAAAGGTGGACCAAATGGTGATTTGCACATTAGGATCAAAATAGCACCACATCCTGTTTTTAAACGAGTGGGGCAAGACCTTTATGTTGAGGTACCAATTACATTTGTCAATGCAGCACTTGGTGGTGAGATAGAAATACCTACCTTAGATGGCAGAACAAGGGTAAAAATAGAACCAGGTACACAAAGTGGTGATGAGGTGAGGATTAAAGGTAAAGGTGTGCCATATTTGAGAGGTAGGGGCAGAGGCGATTTGGTTGTGAAATTTATTGTTGAGGTACCAAAGAAGCTTTCTGAAAGGCAAAAAGAGCTTTTGAGAAAATTTGAAGAGCTTTCGTCTGAAGAAGGGTACGAAAAGAAAAAACATTTTTGGGATAGGATAAGAGAAGCTTTTTCGTAA
- the dnaK gene encoding molecular chaperone DnaK, which translates to MAHILGIDLGTTNSCMAVIEGGQPVVIPNAEGFRTTPSVVAFTKTGERLVGHAAKRQAITNPERTIISIKRDMGTNRRIKIDDKEYSPEEISAMILMKLKADAEAYLGEKITQAVITVPAYFTDSQRQATKNAGRIAGLEVLRIINEPTAAALAYGLDKEGHQKIMVYDLGGGTFDVSILEIGDGVIEVLATSGNNRLGGDDFDQRIIDYIADEFMKEHGIDLRKDKVALQRLKDAAERAKIELSSALQTTINLPFITADANGPKHIDMVLTRAKFEELIKDLVEKTREPVETALADAKLTPEQIDKVILVGGSTRIPYVQEFVKKLTGKEPFKGINPDECVAIGAAIQAGVLAGQVKDILLLDVTPLSLGIETLGGVFTKIIERNTTIPTRKSQIFTTAADNQTQVEIHVLQGERPLAKDNKTLGRFILDGIPPAPRGVPQIEVTFDIDANGIVHVSAKDLGTGREQKITITSQTHLSEEEIQRAIKEAEMYAEQDRKRKELIETRNKADSIIYQTEKLLRDLGDKMTATEKEQIEAKLKALKDVMNGEDKERIERAIDELTKSFYDVSTRLYQQGYTQAGPQGGTNPGGQSGTDGNVNTDYKVY; encoded by the coding sequence ATGGCTCATATTTTAGGTATAGACTTAGGTACAACAAACTCTTGTATGGCGGTAATTGAAGGCGGTCAGCCTGTTGTTATTCCAAATGCGGAAGGTTTTAGGACTACACCATCTGTTGTTGCTTTTACAAAAACTGGTGAAAGACTTGTCGGTCATGCAGCAAAAAGACAGGCAATAACAAACCCAGAGAGAACAATTATTTCAATCAAAAGAGATATGGGTACAAATAGGAGAATCAAGATAGACGACAAAGAATATTCTCCCGAAGAGATCTCTGCAATGATTCTGATGAAACTGAAAGCTGATGCTGAGGCATACCTTGGTGAAAAGATTACACAAGCTGTTATCACTGTTCCTGCATACTTTACAGACTCACAAAGACAAGCGACAAAAAACGCAGGTAGAATTGCGGGACTTGAGGTTTTGAGAATTATCAACGAGCCAACTGCTGCAGCTTTGGCTTATGGCCTTGACAAAGAAGGGCACCAGAAGATAATGGTATATGACCTTGGCGGCGGAACGTTCGACGTTTCAATCTTGGAGATTGGCGATGGTGTTATTGAGGTTTTGGCAACATCTGGTAATAACAGACTTGGTGGCGATGACTTTGACCAGAGGATTATCGACTATATAGCAGACGAGTTTATGAAAGAACATGGAATTGACCTGCGAAAGGACAAGGTTGCACTCCAGAGATTAAAAGATGCAGCAGAAAGAGCAAAGATTGAACTTTCATCTGCACTTCAGACAACAATCAACTTGCCATTTATAACAGCAGATGCGAACGGTCCAAAGCACATTGACATGGTATTGACAAGAGCTAAATTCGAGGAGCTTATAAAAGACCTTGTAGAAAAGACAAGAGAGCCTGTTGAGACAGCACTTGCTGATGCAAAGCTTACTCCAGAGCAGATTGACAAGGTCATTTTGGTTGGCGGTTCAACAAGAATACCTTATGTTCAGGAGTTTGTAAAGAAACTCACAGGGAAAGAACCATTTAAAGGTATAAATCCTGATGAGTGTGTTGCGATTGGTGCAGCAATCCAAGCAGGTGTATTGGCAGGGCAGGTAAAAGACATCTTGCTGTTGGACGTAACACCACTTTCCCTTGGTATCGAGACCTTAGGTGGTGTATTCACCAAGATAATTGAGAGAAATACAACAATTCCAACAAGAAAGAGCCAGATATTTACAACTGCAGCAGATAACCAGACTCAGGTAGAAATCCACGTTTTACAAGGTGAAAGACCACTTGCAAAGGATAACAAGACACTTGGTAGATTCATCTTAGACGGAATTCCGCCTGCTCCACGTGGTGTTCCACAGATTGAGGTTACATTTGACATAGACGCAAACGGAATAGTACACGTTTCTGCAAAAGACCTTGGCACAGGTAGAGAACAGAAGATAACAATAACCTCCCAGACACACCTTAGTGAAGAAGAGATTCAAAGAGCAATAAAAGAGGCAGAGATGTATGCAGAGCAGGACAGAAAAAGGAAAGAGCTCATTGAGACAAGAAACAAAGCAGACTCTATCATCTACCAGACAGAAAAGCTCTTGCGTGACCTTGGTGACAAGATGACAGCAACTGAAAAAGAACAAATCGAAGCAAAACTCAAAGCTCTCAAAGATGTTATGAATGGTGAGGATAAAGAGAGAATTGAAAGAGCAATTGATGAGCTGACAAAATCATTCTACGATGTTTCAACAAGGTTGTATCAGCAAGGTTATACTCAAGCTGGGCCTCAGGGTGGTACAAACCCTGGTGGTCAGAGCGGAACTGATGGTAATGTTAATACAGATTATAAGGTATATTAA